The sequence gagctgcggcggcgatggcggcgctaggctacacggtgctagggctctaccggcgacgagaggcgaaggcgagggtggcggcgggtagcggcaggcttgggggtcctttcataggggcaaggaggcggcggcgaaggcccacggcgaccggcgacgcgaaggaaagtctagggttcggaggagagagatcgatccgaatcgaactcgaatccacggatttccaaacgattttagccgacgattccaaaagagaaaaggtagaggaaatcccgaagatcatttcccctctattgatttcaccggagaaggaaaggcgcgagcgaatttggaaggagacagcggcgcggctcggctagggttccggccgggcgacggcgcgaggaggatgacgagttcgacaggtgggacccacctgtcagcggccgagcgcgcgtgcgcgggcggctgcgggctGACTAGgccgaagaggagagagagggaaggtttcggcccaaagccaaaagaggacttTTAGAatcttttccaatttaaattattcatgaaatgcaattccatttattaaaaatacctccttggctcaaataaatcctagaaaactCTAGGgactatagaatcaagcaaagtatttaatgaaattttatccggccccattttatattgggatttattatttaaaattagatcttcttttcaaggcttttaaaatcatttctaataattccaattaaacaacaatttatatatttgagatttttagggtgtgacacatcatatctttatcaaacttagcaaccaaacatgttatcacagatGAAATAGGAttatcaaaatcagctttaaacactcttccatagtgAGAAATATttaacacagaatcaccacaagaatcaaaaactttacttctagttttcttaaagtgaacctcaaaatcttCATCAATAATTTGTGAAACAGAAACCAAATtatactttaagtcctcaaccatagctacattcttcaattcaaatttctcatttaccttaaccaaatctgtagcgagaacggcacttgtaAAAGCATCActaaagataatcgattcagtcttggatgcctgtTTGAGGGAGaaaaaccaatttttatcatcggtcatgtgccgcgaacaaacggaatccacgatccacacattctccttcctctccaccaaagcctacacacaagcagaagtcgaagcttcagtactggggttagatgataataaaaatctAAGAATCcggtactgagacacacgaccagaagatccaataggcatatatccacaaGCAACAATAGTTTGAGAATTTTCtgaaaaattcctccgaggccgaTCTGACCGCAACACagacgccggtctgaccgggggccgATCTGACCGCTGCTGTGCCATCGATCTGACCGgtgtccggtctgaccgaggcgcTGTTGCCAGTCTGACCGGTCTCCCGTCCGACCGCGGTACCCACTGTgctctgaccggtttcctcgaggaaAAACCAGAATTTTGCCACAtttattttgcaaaagcaatctctctctcctttttctgtttatgagctaacctgaaacaaaaaccaacaatatgccTATCTTTGCcataaaaagaacaagtatacttTTCTTTAGAAGAAGATGGTTTTGaaagatttgtttttgtttcctttAGAGTTGCAGAACGAGAAGGCAAAATTCCAGCAGATTTAAAACTGTTTTCTTTTCATTAGGTTTAGTCAAAATTTCACCACGTTCAGTTATACTCAAAACATTTGATTGatttttggtgaaataatcatgaaCACTAAAACCTACACCCTATTGTAACTAGTCACTTTAGACTGATCCAAAATCTTGTTAAGTTGTTTCTTACCTTCTAaaaatttttgcaaagaacttttcaaataagaaacctctttttccaaattagcacaattttcacaatctaccataaCATCTTTGTttttacgacatttggggcaagaaagcacttcattggttttcacaagatcttccatgtactcaacgcgacctaaagcatcttttagtttcatcttgttTAATGtgcatgttgagcaatccaaaacaccATGAGGTTCTTttactttttagcagaaatcatattaaacatcaaactagcatgaaaagcaatttgatatttttgcaacaactttttagtcaaaaacaactcatctaaagtgtgtgtgtgcaaagcaaatccaagagctagagaagatttatttttcaaatcatatgCAGTAttgacatctctaatttttgaaatctcattcattaaaacctcagaACTTTTGCAATCATCATTAgaaataagagattttaatctagcaatttcagaattaagagattcaatgataaactcatgttttctatacatcCTCTCACacttattatttttctcacttAAAATAAGAATAGCATCCTCAAAAGTACGTACCTCATTGTCTTCACACTCTGAATCCGATTCACCACGCGgcatgaagcaaacaccggagaTGTTTTTTCCCTTATCTTCATCTCCACTCTCACCATCTACATCGCTTAGTGGTTTAAACGCGGCGTAGACTTAATCAAAAGCCTTCTTGAGAGTCTCCCTGATCTTCTTCCCTCCTTTGACTGTACTCTTGGGCTTGTTGTCATTAGTCTTCTCATCACCCTTATCTTCCCTCCTTtgtctcccaagcttaggacaatgcgaacgaaagTGATCCGTAGCACCACATTCAAAGTAACGATTTGGTCCACCTCTTTTCTTGTACCTGACATTAGTCACAGCTCGAGAAAGTCTGTTAGATaacaaaaccaagtcctcctcctcgaactgttcgagttgatcatcggacatggcattaaacaaagcaaatgcggaagacttcgatgaagaagaatCAACATCCAAGGAAGTTGAGGAAGAAACCAGAGCATTCGacttaaaattaactttacgagaaagaatattcatctcatgtgttttcagtttagtataaagtgaatccaaagtcaaagtagacatgccaacagactcctgaatagatgtaactttcatctcccaaatagacatatcaagaccattcaaaaagtagCGAGAAATCTCATATTGTGTATAATTAACATTGTAAGAAGAATCAACAAATCTAAGATcacttaaaattttgttaaacctagaaagatagtcatccaaagcttctccaggtttcatctcaaatttaatgtactcctttttgaaaagatctcgacgaagttttttaatattatttgttccttgatgaaaattactcaaagcaatccaaatctcatgggcagtttgaagatgagaaacacgatcataatccgaacgagaaatctcactcaaaagaatattgcgagctttgcaattttgttcaaactcagtttcTAAAACAGTAGTATTAATTtgttcaggaatcacataaggatgagaaacttttctccaaatatcataatcctcagccataatgtaagattgcattaTACTACACCAATAAGAAAAATcagttccatcgaaaacatgaggcttagttgaaaacctagtagccatggcaaaaactctagatcggttAAAATCGAacgaagaaaacaaggctctgataccacttgtaggatcgaatcacaataactaacCCAACCAGAGGGGAGGTTGAAttgttggtatacccaaaaaccaaaacttttagcggaaataaaagttacccttaaattcgacggatcgcggtctgaccaaagtgtatgcgccggtctgaccgcctggtgaACGTCgatctgaccgatgtagatcgatcggtcgaaccgccgaaatCGCCTGCTGCGCTTGCCTGTCGCCGCCGAACTGACCACCCATACGCCGCCGATCTGACCGCCGGTGTCCCACCGGTTGGACCTCCACACCCgagaaaacacaaatcgaagaactcttaaagtggatgacgactttgacgactttattgattctctctatgtttacaaattgcaccaacagcactccttaaaaaaatctcgaggaaactcgaaaccctaactaaactatcaactcaaagctctcaaaagcgataccgggaagcctcacgctccctctctatttatacccgaggtaagcagcctaaagccacgaaccaaactcatactagaagtcctaatcaccctaggaaaccttctcgtacaagaaacaaactttacataaccaattccaccaaatttggactccttccaaatttgactccgtatctcatatgcacacaatacctccatcgtatgccatatggaatcttcacgttccacgtgcattgaactctagccttagtatcccgcataaTCTCCGACCACCCTGGACGTCGttttatccccaagccgactcccggtccatcactgcaaatactctcccggcatcaattcacctacacatggaacaaacaaagaaaccatattccgagaccaagctttcctcaacttgactcattagtagcaaacaacagtattacataggcatagtatccatctagaagtcatattcGTGAAACAAttacggatatccaaacaaacaacccgaaaccgaaaccgacacagagtcggccggtcagaccacgggATGCGCCGATCTGACTGCgcaatacacgccggtctgaccggcaaccactgcccggtctgacctGACCCAATCCAGCACAGTACCTGTAtctcacctgtgaaatccaatcatctccaaaaccacttcgcaaataaattccaaatatcaaaaccaataatctccaatgccaattgttcatcacagaataataatcaaaaacacctttgattttacaaaaacTTCCACGAAGAGAGAACTCTGCCCTCATGATCACGGATTATAACTCCAGCACTGGCTTCTCAAGTGAAGCTCACAAAGGAACCATCAGTATTAACCTTAACCTAACCATCTGGAGGTCTGCTCCACTTGAAAACACTACTGGAGCTAGGGGCCTCCAGTTCAACAGCTCTTGCAGGTTCAGAGCAAATTCTTTTCCCTTT is a genomic window of Oryza glaberrima chromosome 7, OglaRS2, whole genome shotgun sequence containing:
- the LOC127779604 gene encoding uncharacterized protein LOC127779604, encoding MATRFSTKPHVFDGTDFSYWCSIMQSYIMAEDYDIWRKVSHPYVIPEQINTTVLETEFEQNCKARNILLSEISRSDYDRVSHLQTAHEIWIALSNFHQGTNNIKKLRRDLFKKEYIKFEMKPGEALDDYLSRFNKILSDLRFVDSSYNVNYTQYEISRYFLNGLDMSIWEMKVTSIQESVGMSTLTLDSLYTKLKTHEMNILSRKVNFKSNALVSSSTSLDVDSSSSKSSAFALFNAMSDDQLEQFEEEDLVLLSNRLSRAVTNVRYKKRGGPNRYFECGATDHFRSHCPKLGRQRREDKGDEKTNDNKPKSTVKGGKKIRETLKKAFD